One segment of Panulirus ornatus isolate Po-2019 chromosome 2, ASM3632096v1, whole genome shotgun sequence DNA contains the following:
- the Pstk gene encoding L-seryl-tRNA(Sec) kinase translates to METNVALVLLVGLPGAGKSTVCKKLSFYLKKRCVAKMLCILHVCFDDIIPLSVQRKFVELKQSDKQNHSESETWKNARGIVLSKVDELVKCLKTRSQNTCLLSFFNLSNAVVESDASYVVLLDDNFYYRSMRYEYFQLARKHSVGFCQLFIECTIDVAIQQNLQREMPVPTEVIETMAAKLQPPLPGEHNWEFSTCILKSDNLEELHVVWDTIYRTFKSPVTPLENHELEIAEARFKCSSNVVHQADIYMRTIVGQVIKEARLQGKMGPRELSDFSRCVNAGRQSVLAAVRNGTLHFPPELAEAVDDSNREEFQSFLEFELRNKLPQT, encoded by the coding sequence ATGGAAACAAATGTTGCTCTTGTCTTGTTAGTAGGCTTACCAGGAGCTGGAAAGTCGACAGTTTGTAAAAAACTTTCATTTTATTTGAAGAAGAGATGTGTAGCAAAGATGCTTTGTATCCTTCATGTTTGTTTTGATGATATAATTCCATTGTCAGTCCAGAGAAAGTTTGTTGAACTCAAGCAGAGTGATAAGCAGAATCATAGTGAATCTGAGACTTGGAAAAATGCAAGAGGTATTGTGCTTTCAAAAGTTGATGAGCTTGTTAAATGCCTAAAAACTAGAAGTCAGAATACCTGTCTTCTCAGTTTCTTCAATCTTTCAAATGCAGTTGTAGAAAGTGATGCATCATATGTTGTTCTGTTGGATGATAATTTTTATTATAGGAGCATGAGATATGAATATTTCCAGTTAGCAAGGAAACACTCAGTTGGATTTTGTCAGCTGTTCATAGAGTGTACCATAGATGTGGCTATTCAGCAAAATTTGCAGAGGGAAATGCCTGTGCCTACTGAAGTGATTGAGACTATGGCAGCAAAACTACAGCCTCCTTTACCAGGGGAACACAACTGGGAATTTTCCACATGTATTCTTAAGTCTGACAACTTGGAGGAATTGCATGTTGTTTGGGATACAATTTACCGTACTTTTAAGTCACCAGTAACCCCTTTAGAGAACCATGAATTAGAAATTGCAGAAGCACGTTTTAagtgttccagcaatgttgttcatcaggcagatatatatatgcgcacaATTGTAGGGCAAGTGATAAAAGAAGCACGTTTACAAGGTAAAATGGGACCCAGAGAGTTGTCAGATTTTTCTCGCTGTGTAAATGCTGGACGTCAGAGTGTCTTAGCAGCTGTTCGAAATGGTACATTGCATTTTCCTCCTGAGCTTGCGGAAGCTGTAGATGATAGTAATAGAGAAGAATTTCAGTCCTTTCTTGAATTTGAACTCAGAAATAAATTGCCTCAGACATGA